DNA from Benincasa hispida cultivar B227 unplaced genomic scaffold, ASM972705v1 Contig968, whole genome shotgun sequence:
CAGACCGAAACCACCTTCTTCCAACTGATGAATGCCAAAAGTTGCAGTGATTCAAAGGTGTTGGTGTCTACTCTCTCAAGCTTAAGATGGATGATTATTGGAAGTTTACTTTTAtgtaatatgtttttttattattggcGCAATCTAAGTACATGTCTTCTCATGTGGGTAGGgccatatgttttttttttcctaaaataaataaatagagggCAAAGGTTTGAATATTTAACCTGAAAGAAAAGTAAAGTTGTTActtgttatataatataaatttgaaggaATATGATGGTATTCTTCATCATTTGctgtttttccttttaattttcagGGTGTTTGAGAATTATTTGTCAATACAAAATTGTTGATCGAGTTCAATTTGAGATATATTGAACGGCAATTTTATTTTGGGAGCAggtattaataaaataatcatcACTTTTTTTACTCTAATAATCTTCCTGAGATCTTCATTGtagaaaaataatttcacaACTCTAAAAAGAGATTAACAATAGACTTCTACTCACACCATtcggtaaccatttcgttttttgtttgtggtttttaaaaattaagcatatttcctctcaatttcttatcataatttgcatatttattaaatataatagttgaattcttaactaaattctaaaaacaaaaataaatttttaaaagctacttttttaaataattggtaaaaactagataacaaataaagaaaattgaaagtaGAAATAGTATCGatatataggcttaattttcgaaaacaaaaattcaaaaaccaaatcgTTATGCAATGGGACTTAAACTAACTTTTCTATTTCAAGTATTCTCATTCTAAATATTAATGAATCACCAGCCTTATGGTATTTATATAAGATGTTtttcaatacaatataaaaagatataggatattattaatttaaaatatctaaACTTCATGAGAAACGTTgagttatatatatttatcaatgaagtagaattataaaaaaaaaaaaaaaaaaatggaatggaTAATTCAATTTGCATTTACTTTAAACTTCAAAGACTATATATTGGGGGAAAACATCGACTATGTACATCATCTTCGCTACATGTTGAACAATAAAACTAGCATGTTTATAACTTTCTTTCGTTAAATcacaatataatatattaaaggaaataatcaaattaatagcACATTTTGACTTTGACTACTAACATGTTGCCTGTCATTGAAGAGAGTGTCATCTTCCCCAAGTCAAAGAAATTTCCTGCAACTTGCAATACTTGCAAGTGGCCAACAGTTATTCAAAATTTCGAGCCCGTGACACACCCATTGTCATAACAATAGTTATTTAGACATGTTTCGTGGAGCCCCAAGCTTGTGGTCCTCCTTTTAGTGTGGGTTCAATTGGATGAATCTGTCAAGTCAAGGTAGAAAGTAGGTCCGCCCCCATAACCACACGGGAGGGTAACAAGATTCAACTGGATGGTCACGCTTCTTCGAGAACGGTTTTTCCCTCAATTTGAAAGCAGGTTCCGTGAGTCCAAAGATGCCTAAGGCAAGCCCAAAAGAAGATTTTCCTCTTCCTCACATCGATGTTCTGGTGGAATTTCCTTAAATTGATCTATATTATATTGCCTCCATATGCAAGGTTCTTCGTCTTTCTTTATAGCGTAAGCACACACAGTTCCCCACCCTTTGTAGAATTTCACATCCCTCGTTCTCCCCTCCCGCGATTTTTCAAAGAATCCTACCCTCATCTTTTTCGTGGTCGTATGAGCAGAGCCAAAATCTGTCCCACTAACCTAGCCAATCTCTCGGGTGAAATGTCTGGAGTGATATGTGCATTCCGAAATATTTCCATCATTTGTTCTTGGTGGTACTCTGAAGTTAAAATAAGACTTAAGATCTAAATTTGGGCTACCTTAGGACAGTTAGAGTTATTGTCGCCGTTTACCGAGGCTTCCATTCAAAGCTTATAACATGTTATATGAATATCTTACTTGATGCTAATAAGGACAACAACAcaattaaaagtatatttaaaaaaacttagAATATTGAATACTAGATGGGGAATAACCTAACAAAATTATGAATCGTTTGGCATATTTAACCTTAAAGGACATGATGTATAGATTTATGTTGTTGATTTCGTGCAACAAGCGCCCATGGCCTAATGGATAAGGCGTCTGACTTCTAATCAGGCGATTGTGGGTTCGAATCCCACTGGGCGTGCCTGtgtcattttattttttcccccTCTAATAAAACCATACGTAAGAAAAGaaacaattataataaatgtACGTTGATGCTTGAGACACGTGGGATCTTTTTAGTGTTTCTATAAAACTTATTAGATTATAGTGTTTTTCAGATTTCCCATTTTAAAAtggatctttttaaatataaaaaatatttaaaaatatttaaattagcaaaaagttcaaaaagtatgAGCACTCTAAGAacttttttactataaattataaatatttttaaaatttttctatttataaaaatttttcaaacatttttttgttaatagtttttgaaactattatataattataataacgctaataaaaaactaatattaaaaaaaattcgtGAGACATGCGGCTAGGAAAGTATTTATACTTAGAGTTTCTACATTGGCCATAAATTCACTATTTTTCATATAGTATCACTACTACTATAGAAATTTGATTATCGATATTTTGCAATGTCAAGTAAAGAATGTACTTTATGTTTATAAAAGTGTCTTATATTCGACTGTCAAGTATAATGTGAAAACtcgattataaaaaaaacatcaagaCAAATGTTTCTGGATAAAATTTCCGTATCAAGAAAACTAATACACTTGACCCTATTGACATGTCAAATTGATTAATTCTTGATATTTATTACGTATCATATGtatcttttaatttaatatatttttatattaacatGAAATAATGGATAGGTTATTTAATTCTTGACATAATTTAATTCTCAATATAATTCTAATGTCATGTatgtatcttttttaaaaaattaaatatcccAATTGATATTCTAATTTCTTACCTTGTATTCCAGCAAtacaatttcatcaattaaataaacattACACATCTATCAGCTCAATATATACACTAAAAACATCATATAATATTCAACTATCACCTTTTATAAGAACAATCTCaaaattacaacaatatttttctttcatatgtACATGAACAAAATCAAATCTCAACTATTGTCTTTGTGTACACTgctcaactttcaacaaacaaaaaaattagcTAATTAATTTACTCTAGCAACACAACAAAGAAAGGGATATATTGTTAATATGTTCATAGAGTTTTGAAGTCTAAAGTTCGAGAACTAATTGTCTACTTGGAGGATCATATAGTTATTGTTTCAGACAACATGCAAAAAATATATGCTTGCTTACGTATATAATagagaatttaaaaataaatgaatttgaaatattaaattgCAATTCACCAACCATATAAAATAGAATATCCacatagaaaataaattttataccTTAATTTTCAAAGCATTGAAAAATAACTATGTATTGTAGTAACTAAACTACTTGCTTTTGGTAGCTCAACTTAtgacaaataaacaaaatacaATCTAAAACTCCTACTCACACACACTATTATAACACGATACATTTATCAAATTACACACATGATACCATCTTTTTATGAGTCAAGTTGAATGTAAATAAAGTATGAGCAATTAGAATGTGAGGTTGAAAGATATGGCTTGACTCACGCGGCGAACGATAGCACTTAGATAAGGTAAATGATAGCGTCAAAGATAGACGATAGCGTTTGATAGAGGTAGACGATAACGTCTGAGGGAGGTAGACGACAACTTCAAGAGATAGGcgatatcgtgtagacgatggtgTCGGGAGGTAGATGACAGATGATATCGTGCAGACGATAGCATTAGGAGGTAGACGATAGATGATATCGTGTAAACGACTGCGTCAGGAGGTAGATGATATCGTGTAGACAATAGCAtcaggaggtagacgatagtaTCAGAAAAGGTAGATGATAGACGATAGTATCAGAGAAAGGGGGAGATGGTGGAAGCTTCGCGGAGAAGCGCCCTGGCTGTTTCGGATCCTAAAGAAACTGTTCAAAAagaatcctatgagggacccaCCAGGGTTGCTTTGGAGGAGGTGGAAGTGAAGAAGCTGCCGAAAACGgctgaagggaagaagaaaagaaagaccAAGCAGAAGCGGGCAGGAGAAGATGTAGAGGCCCGaccaaagaaggaaaagaaagaaaagaaagaaaagaagtcaAGTGAGAAGAGGGAGTGCAGGCAAGAAGAGAAGTgcctgaagaaggaaaaaaagagaaagagagcgGAAAGCTCGGATGTCAATGGAGAATCCACCACCACAAGGTTGGAAGAGAGGGTGTCAACGCAAGAAAAAGAATCAGTGTAACCTCAAGAGGCATCAACGCCTATCAGGACGGTTGCGACTGAAGACCGAGATGATTCAGACATTACCCTTCTAATGAgacgtcgcaaggagaatgcatCGCAAGGATCAACAAGCGACCCACAATTTTGCGAAAGTCTAGcagaagagaaggaaaggagaaaaagagaagaagaggaaaaacaagaaaagatgttACGAGCGCAACAAATCATCGTAGCAGgcaatttgaaaagaaaactccAAGATGAGGAAGTGCGCCGTAACAACGCAATTTCGGCAGAAGAAAAGAGAATAAGGCTCGAGGATGAACATCGCATATTGCTAGCCTCGGagcaatttgaaagagaaatgagagaagaagaagaggaataaaagaagaagaaggaagagaaggagaaacgTCGCAAAGCAAATGTGCAGCGCATTAGAGAGACCAAATGAAAAGAAGTTGCAGagtggaaaagggaagaagaagatcaacgGAAGGAACGGGAATGGAAACAAAGACAAAGGTCCCACCTTGCGTTGGCACAAGATAAGGACAAAGCGAAAGTTGAAAGTAGTGAGCTTGCGTTGACCAAAGGGAACCCatcaaagaagaaggaaaatgattaCATGATGATGGAGATGGGGTTCTTTCTTGCGCCAACGCCACTACAGAAtttaattacaagtgttgtactGGAGCACGGGTAGGAGACATTCTGccaatgcccatccatcataATTCCAACGGTAGTGAGAGCTTTTTACAATGGACGACTTCATGGTACCAAAGATGCGGTGATTATGAAAGGGTGTACAGTGTCATTCAATGTAAGGGACATCAACGAGTTATATAAGATGAAGGACATCCCGGATGCACCGGgtaacaaaattattgatgatccccaagaagagcAAATGAAGGATGCGCTGAGAATATTAACGCAATCGGGCACTCAGTGGTCGGTATCTTTGAAAGGCATTAAAACCCTTGCGTCTAACAAACTGCTTCCGAAAGCGCGTCTTTGGGTTTACTTGGTAAAAAGGCGACTCATCCCTACATCGCAtgacaaaacagtttcaagtgaTCGAGTAATGGCCGCATACTGCATAACACGGGTATTCTGATCGACGTTTGCCAATTGATTGCAAAGTaaattcgaggttttgtggggcgTGTGAGAGGCCAGTATTTCTTTCCTTAGACGGTTTCGAGCTTATGGCTCTCTGTGGGTGTAGGTATTGAAGAAGAGCCAATGCCAGAAGTCCATGGTCTCATCAACACAAAGATCTTGAGAATGTTTCTCAAGGACTCTCCTCATTGCCCCGAGCTTCCACTTAAAcgacctcttatcaatttgaatgcGTCGCAGCAACCCAAGCCAAAGAAGCAGCGCAAAGACGACAAAGTCAAGGGAAAAGTCCAAGAGCAATCAACGCAAGACCAAAtacccttggaccctttaccTTTAGTTATTTACCCTCCAAGCCCACCTACGGAACTCTTTCCCCACTCCCGGAACACTTTACAAATCTCCTCCTTGCTCCTGATTCACCCAACGCATTCCCAGTAGCATCTTCCTCCCATCCATCTCCATCGGATTTTTCTCCTCCATCGCCGCATGTCGAcaacccacacgatttgggtgaaggcacttctgctCAACCTCAAACCGTTGATGGTGAAACATCGCAGGCGCATCCCACCACCATAACCCTTGCTGTTGACCTAGCAGAGATgcgttctcttctctctcatcaACAAGAATTCTTCTACCAACAAATAACGAAGTTACAAGAGAGCCACACAGAGGTTCAACGCAGTATTACAATGATGTGGCAGGTGCTGATCAACATTTAATGCAATATCTTCACGATCCACCTGAACCAGAGACAAATGGCGGAGCACAACcatgaatattttaactttttgataGCCTATTTACACtttcccatggtgcctccgcatttACAGCAAC
Protein-coding regions in this window:
- the LOC120070135 gene encoding nucleolar protein 58-like, which translates into the protein MVEASRRSALAVSDPKETVQKESYEGPTRVALEEVEVKKLPKTAEGKKKRKTKQKRAGEDVEARPKKEKKEKKEKKSSEKRECRQEEKCLKKEKKRKRAESSDVNGESTTTRLEERVSTQEKESV